A region of the Mycobacterium sp. NBC_00419 genome:
ACCGTCGTGGTGCCCGTCGCGAACCTCGCCGAGGCCAGCCTGGTCGACGGCATCGAAGTCCTCGGTGCCCACACATTGCGGCAGCTGCACGGCTGGCTGAAAGGCAAGGCCGCGCTGGCCGATCGCGTCGACACACCGGTGCCGCAGACCGATCCGGTCGCCGACCTGGCGGACGTGGTGGGCCAGACCCACGCCCGGTTCGCCGTGGAGGTCGCCGCCGCCGGAGCACACCACCTGATGCTCACCGGCCCACCCGGCGTGGGGAAAACCATGCTGGCACAACGGCTCCCCGGGCTGCTGCCGGAACTGACCGAAAGCGAGGCGCTGGAGGTGACGGCGATCCATTCGGTGGTCGGAATGCTGTCGCAGAGCACGCCGCTGATCACTCGTCCGCCCTTCATCGCGCCGCATCACTCGTCGAGTGTGGCCGCTCTGGTCGGTGGCGGCTCGGGCATGGCCCGGCCCGGTGCGGTCAGTCGCGCTCATCGGGGCGTGCTGTTTCTCGACGAGTGTGCCGAAATCCGGGTCAGCGTCCTCGAGTCCCTGCGAACGCCACTGGAAGACGGCGAGATTCGGCTTGCCCGACGTGACGGGGTGGCGTGCTATCCCGCGCGGTTTCAGCTCGTGATGGCGGCCAACCCGTGCGCCTGCGCGCAAACCGACCCGAAAGACTGCATCTGCACGTCGGTGGAGAAGCGTCGCTATCTGGGCAAGCTCTCCGGGCCGCTGATGGATCGGGTGGACCTGCGAGTCGAGATGCACATGGTGCGCGCCGGTGCCTTCGCGCCCGATGCGGCCGAACCCACTGCCGCCGTGCGTGATCGGGTGGCGACGGCACGCGCGGCGGCCGCCGCGCGCTGGCGCCGCTACGGCTTCACCACCAACGCCGAAGTCACCGGCTCGGTGCTGCGCCGAAAGTTCCGGCTCGACAACACCGCGATGTCGCCGCTGAAGACCGCACTCGAGCGCGGCGTGCTGAGCATCCGGGGCGTTGACAGGTCGTTGCGGGTCGCCTGGACATTGGCGGATCTGGCCGGACGCACGATGCCGAGTATCGACGACGTGGCGGTGGCATTGAGCTTCCGCCAGGGAGGAGCAAAACCATGACCGACGATGCCAGAACGTTGGCATGGGCGTATCTGTCCCGGGTCGCCGAACCGCCCTGCGACGAGATCGCCGCGTTGATCCGCGAAGTCGGGCCCGTGGAAGCCTCCCTGCGGGTCGCCGGGGGCGAGGTGAGCGAGGCATTGCGCCAACGCACGGCCGCCCGCCGCGACATCGATGCGGCGCAAGCGGATCTGGATCTGCTGCAGCGTCGCGGAGGCCGGCTGATCACGCCCGACGATGACGAGTGGCCAACCCTGGCCCTCGCGGCCTTCGGCGGGCCCGCGGTGCGGGAGAAGCCGCAGGGCCGGCCGCCGATGGCGCTATGGGCGATCGGCCCGGCCCGGCTCGACGAGGTCGCCGAGCGGTCGGCGGCCATCGTCGGAACGCGAGCGGCCTCGGGCTACGGCGAGCACGTCGCCGCCGACCTGGCTGCGGGGCTGGCCGAGCATGAGGTCACCGTGGTCTCCGGCGGCGCCTACGGCATAGACGGCGTGGCGCACCGCACTGCGCTGGCCGCTGAGGGTCAGACGGTGGCGGTGCTGGCCGGCGGCATCGACGTTCTGTATCCGGCTGGCCACTCGGCGCTGCTGCACCGGATCAGTAATTCCGGCCTGCTGCTCACGGAGTACCCGCCGGGCGTACGTCCGGCGCGGCACCGCTTCCTGACCCGCAATCGACTGGTGGCGGCACTGGGTACGGCCACCGTGGTGGTGGAGGCCGGTGTACGCAGCGGGGCGGCGAACACCGCCGCGTGGGCGCGGGCCCTCGGCCGGGTGGTGTGTGCGGTGCCCGGTCCCGTGACGTCGGCGTCCTCCATCGGATGTCATGTGCTTCTGCGCAGCGGCGCCGAGCTTGTGACGCGAGCCGAGGAGGTCATCGAATTAGTCGGTCGGGCAGGAGAATTCGCTGACGACGAGCCACGCCCGGTCGGCCCGCTCGACGGTCTGAGCGATCCCGAGAAGCTGGTGTACGAAGCCCTGCCGGCCCGCGGCGTGCGCAGCGCGGACGAGATCGCGGTCGCCTCCGGCCTGGCGCCCACCGCGGTGCTCGGACCGCTGGCAATGCTGGAGATCGCCGGGCTGGCCCGCCGCGAGGACGGCTGCTGGCGGCTGGTGCGTAGCCGCACGTAGCCACCCGCTGTGGTGTCAGCAGCCCGTATAATCGCTGAGGTTAGCTAACGAATTGGGTCGGGAGGCGTTATGGCGGGTCGGCCACTGCACACGTTCCAGGTGGTCAGCACCGAGCGCATCGCTCCGCACATGGTGCGAGTGGTGCTCGGTGGGACGGGATTCGACACGTTCACCCCGTCGGAGTTCACCGACTCCTACGTCAAGTTCGCCTTCATCCGCGACGACATCGACGTCACGAGCCTGCCCCAACCGCTGACCCTGGACAGCTTCTCGGACCTGCCTCCCGAGCACCAGCCGACGGTGCGCACCTACACGGTCCGCCGGGCCGATCCCGCTGCGCGGCAGATCACCGTCGACTTCGTGGTGCACGGCGAGCACGGGGTGGCCGGCCCCTGGGCTGCGGCTGCCCAGCCGGGCGACACGATTCACCTGATGGGCCCCGGCGGTGCGTATGCGCCGGATCCGGCCGCGGACTGGTACCTGTTCGCCGGCGACGAGGCGGGCCTTCCCGCGATCAGCGCGGCCCTGGAAGCGTTGCCGCCCAACGCGATCGGCAAGGTGTTCGTCGAGGTCGCCGGGCCCGAGGACGAGGTCGACGTGGCCGCACCCGAGGGTGTGGATATCTATTGGATCTACCGCGGCGGTCGCGCCGACCTGGTTCCCGAGGACCGGGCCGGTGACCACGCCCCGCTGGTCGAGGCGGTCACCACCGCGCAGTGGCTGCCCGGTCAGGTCCAGGTCTTCATCCATGGCGAAGCGCAGGCGGTCATGCACAACCTGCGGCCCTACGTCCGCAAGGAGCGCGGAGTGGACGCCACACGGGCATCGATCTCGGGATACTGGCGCCGCGGCCGCACCGAGGAGACCTTCCGGCAGTGGAAGAAGGAGCTCGCCGCGACCGAAACCGCTGAGGCTTAGGCCGGCGACAGCACCTCGGTGTCGTCGCCGCTGTCCGGCTGCCGGCTGTCCTGCCGGGCCGGGACAATCTGCATCCGTTCGGAGTAGGCCGGGCGCTGCCGGATTCTCAGCGGCCACCAGAACCACGGTCCGAGAATGGCCGCGATCGACGGCGTCATCAGCGAGCGCACGATCAGTGTGTCCAGCAACAACCCGATGCCGATGGTCATGCCGCCCTGGCCGACGTTGAGCAGGTCACCGGAGATCATCGAACCCATCGTGAAGGCGAACACCAGTCCGGCCGCAGTCACCACGGTGCCGGTACTGCCCATGGATCGGATGATCCCGGTGTTGATGCCGGCCCCGATCTCCTCTTTGAACCGTGACACCAGCAGCAGGTTGTAGTCGCTACCGACGGCCATCAGGATGATCACCGCGAACGCCAGCACGATCCAGTTGAGTTGGATGCCGACGATCCGTTCGAAGATGAACACCGACAGGCCGAACGCGGCGCCCAGCGAGATGACGACGGTGCCGACGATCACCATGGACGCCACCAGGGCGCGGGTGATGATCAGCATCACGATGAAGATCAGGGTCAGCGCCGCGAAGGCGGCGATCATCGTGTCGTACTTGGCGCCGGACTGGACGTCGCGGTAGGTGGCCGCGGTTCCGGTCAGGTAGATGTCCGCCCCGGACAGGGCGGTGCCTTTGACGGCCTCGTGCGCGGCGGTCAGTTGATCGTCGACCACCGAGATGCCCTCCTCGGAAGCGGGATTCACATCGTGGGTGATGATCAGCCTGGCCGCCTTGCCGTCGGGCGACAGGAACAACTTCAGGCCCTTCTGAAAGTCCGGATTGGCGAACACTTCCGGTGGCAGATAGAAGTAGTCATCGCTCTTGGACGCATCGAAGGCCTCACCCATCGCGGTGGCGGTGTCGGTCATCTGCTGCATCTGCTCGATGAGCCCGCCGAAACTGCTATGGATGGTCTGCAGGGTGTTCTGCATGGTGGTGGCGGTAGCGATGATGGGCGCGAACTGCTGGACCATCTGGGGCGCCAGCGCGTCGATATCGCCCATGCCATTGACCATCTTGTCCATGCCGTCAACCATCGCGGTCATATCGGTCTGCAGCGAGGCCATGTTGTCGCTGAAGGTGTTCACGCCATCCATCGCGTCGAACGCCGAACGCACACCCGAGCACGCCGGGATGTTGAAACAATTCGGATCCCAGTAGAAGTAGTTCCGTAGCGGGCGCACCTCGTCGTCGAAATTGGCGATGTTGTCGCGCATCTCGTTGAGCGTCGTCTTCATGGTGTTCATGTCGGCGACGCTGCGATGCCCCGAGTCCACCATGCCGTCGGCCGAGCCGACCGTGGTGTGCATGGCGTCGGAGAATCTCACCATCAGGGCCTGCATCTGCGTCATCGACGCGATCATCGCGCCCATGTCGTCGGACATCGTGCTGATATCACCCACGCGCGCTTTGAGGAACTGCAGGTTCTGCGTGATCGGCACCGAAGACATGCTGATCTGGTAGGGGATCGAGCTGTGGGCGATGGGGGATCCCAGTGGGCGGGTGATGCTCTGCACCATCGCGATGCCCTTAATCCTGAACAGCGCCTTGGCGATTCGGTCCAGCACGATCATGTCGGTGGGAGTGCGCATGTCGTGGTCCGACTCGATGGTCATGATGTCCGGATTGAGCCGGGCTGTGCTGAAATGCTTTTCGGCTGCCGTGTACCCGATGTTGGCCGGCACGTCCGCGGGGATGTACCGGCGGTCGTCATAGCTGGTCTTGTAGCCGATCATGGCCAGCAGGCCGAGCAACACGACGCTGGTCGCCGCCGCCAGAATCGGTTTGGGCCAGCGGACCGTGGCGGTGCCGACCTTGCGCCAGCCTCTCGTCTTCATCATGCGCTTGGGGTCCAGCAGGCCGAACCGGCTGCCCACCACCAGGATCGCGGGAGCGACGGTGAGGGCGGCCGCCACGACGATGATCAACGCCAGCGCAGACGGATAGGCCAGCGAGCTGAAGTACGACAGGCGGGTCAGGCGCAGCGTCAGCATGGCGCCCGCGATGGTCAGACCTGAGCCGAGAATGACGTGGCCCACCCCGTGAAATGCGCTGTAGTAGGCCGATTCCGGGTCCTCGCCGTTCTGGCGGGCTTCGTGGTATCGGCCGACCAGGAAGATCGCGTAGTCGGTGCCCGAGGCGATCGCCAGGGCCGTCATCAGCGGAACCGAGAACGTCGAGAAGTCCATCACACCGAGGTGGCCGATGACCGCCACCGTCCCGCGCGCGGCACCCATCTCGATGCCGACGATGGCGAGAATGAGCAGCACAGTGCTGAACGATCGGTAGACCAGTGCCAACATGATGGTGATGACGATCATCGTGGCCACGGTCATCTTGATCATGCCGCGATCGCTGGCCTCCAGGGAATCCGTGGTCAACGGAGCCGGTCCGGTGACGTAGGCGTGCAATCCCGCCGGCGGCGGGGTGTCGTGAATGATCGTGCGCACGGCATCCACCGAGTGGTTACCCTCGGTGCTGCCCTGGTCGCCGGCAAGGTTGAGTTGGACGTAGGCGGCCTTGCCGTCGGTGCTCTGCACACCGGCCGCGGTGATCATGTCGCCCCAGAAGTCGTGGACGTGTTCCACGTGCTTGGTGTCGGCGTTGAACTTGTCCACCAGGGTCTCGTAATAGCGGTGTGCCGAATCGCCGAGGGGCTGGTCACCCACCAGCACCACCATCGCGATGCTGTCGGAGGTGGACTCGCCGAACTTCTGTCCCATCCGCTTGGCCGCGATCACCGCGGGTGCGTCCTGGGGCGACATCGACACGGCGTTGGCCATGCCGACCTTCTCGACCTGGGGGACAAGCAGATTCACGGCGGCGGTGAATGCGACCCAGACCAGAATGATCGGGACAGCCAGGGTCCGGATGGTGCGGGGGATACCGGTACGGCTGTCCTTGACGTGAGCACTCATGCGGCTTTGTCCAAACAGAAGGCCTGGGCGTCGCGGCCCTCGGCGAAGTCTTCGGCGACCAGCTTGTCGTCGACCAGGATGCGGCAGCCCAGCGCGTCGGTGTCGCCCTGGGCGACCACATTGGCCAGTACGCCGGGGTCGGTGGTGCTGACCGTCACCGACCAGGGAAGCTGCGTGAAGCCGGCTTCGATGGTCTTGCCGTTGACGTCGAGGTAGCTGACGCGCCCGGATGCGTCTGCGGGCCCGACGATCTCGTAGGTCACCCGCTTGGTGTTGATGGGCTTGATGGCATCAGCCGGCATCGACGCCGCGATGTAGGGCTTGTCGGAGTCGAAGAACGTGCGCAGTCGGCTGACCACGGCGACGGCCGCGATCAGAGCGACGACGACCACCGCCGCCACCCAGAACCGTTTCATCAAGCCGGGCATCGACTCACTTCTCCTCGCGGATGACTTCCTCAGGCCGGGACGGGTCTCGTCCGGTCTCCAGATATACCATAGGGGGTATGGTATCCAGGACTGGCGGGAACGCCGGGATCTATTTGTTGAGAAGCCGCGGTGGCGGTTCACGTCGAGAGGAATCACTGATGTGTCGTGCTGTGAACTGCCGCGTCTGCGGCAAGACCACCTGGGCCGGCTGCGGTATGCACGTCGATGCGGTGCGTCGCGGCGTGCCCGCCGGGCAGTGGTGCCCGGGGCACGCGGCCGGCGAGGCTGGCCCGTCGCGCTGGAATCTGTTCAAGCGCAAGAAGTCATGACAGCCACGTCACAGCACGGACACGGCTGCGCGTCGGTCGGCAGCCGTGCCGGGGTTTGATGCGAACGTAGGGGAGTGCACGATCCCGGCGACTACACCGCGATCCTCGACGAGTACGCCGAGTACCTGGCTCTGGAGCGCGGCCGATCCGAACACACCCGCCGGGCCTATCTGGCCGACCTGCGTTCACTGTTCGCCTTCGTCGACGAGCGCGCCCCCGGCGCGGGCCTGTGCGCGCTGAGCCTGCCGGTTCTGCGGTCGTGGCTGGCGGCGCAGGCAGGCGGCGGCGCTGCGCGCACCACGCTGGCGCGCCGAACCTCAGCGGTGAAGACGTTCACGGCCTGGGCCACCCGCCGCGGACTGCTCGACGCCGACCCCGCCACCCGGCTGCAGCTGCCCAAAGCGCGCCGGACCCTGCCCGCCGTGCTGCGCCAGGATCAGGCGCTGGCTGCGATGGCGGCGGCCGATCTGGGTGCCGAGCAAGGTGACCCGCTGGCACTGCGTGACCGGCTGATCGTCGAACTGCTCTACGCCACCGGTATCCGGGTCGGTGAGCTGTGCGGCCTCGACGTCGACGACGTGGACACCGGGCGTCGGCTGCTGCGGGTGCTGGGCAAGGGCAACAAACAGCGCACCGTGCCGTTCGGCGCACCTGCGCTCGCTGCGGTGCAGGCCTGGCTCGCCGACGGTCGCCCCGAACTGGTTAATGCCGACTCCGGTCCCGCTCTGCTGCTGGGCCCGCGCGGCAAGCGGCTGGATCCGCGACAGGCCCGCACCGTCGTCCACCAGACCGTCGGCGCGGTCGACGGCGCACCCGACATCGGCCCGCACGGCCTGCGGCACAGCGCGGCCACCCACCTGCTCGAAGGCGGCGCCGATCTGCGCATCGTGCAGGAACTGCTGGGCCACTCGACGCTGGCCACCACCCAGCTCTACACCCACGTCACGGTCGCGCGGCTGCGCGCGGTACACGACCAGGCCCACCCGCGCGCCTGAAAGATTAAGTGCCGCAGAAGGTTTGGAAGCAGCGCCCGAAATCTTCTGGGGCCGGCTCGGCGTAGCGTTCGAATCCCGGCCGCTCGTCGTACGGGGAGCTGATCGCTGCGAGCAGCCCGTGGAACGGCGCCATGTCGCCGGCCGAAGCGGCGGTCAGCGCCTCCTCGACCAGGTGATTGCGCGGAATGTAGACCGGGTTGACCTTTGCCATCGCCTCGGTGTCCGGATCGAGATCGCGCCAGCGGGCGGCCCACTGCGCCACAGCGGCATCGACGTCGCCGCGCGCCAGCCGGCAGAAGAACGATGTGTAGTCGATGCGCTCGCTCGTGAGCAGCGTCACCAGGTCATCGATGAGCTGCTCGACGACGGCGTCGGCAACACCGTCGCCCAGCCCGAGTTTGCGACGCATCCCCGTCGACCACGCCGTGGTGTAGAGCTGCGGGAAGTTCTGCACCGCCGCAGTTGCCAGCGTGAGTGCCCGGTCCTGATCCTCGGCGATCAGCGGCAGCAGTGCTTCGGCGAATCGCGCGAGGTTCCACACGGCGACCGACGGCTGGTTGCCGTACGCGTAGCGGCCCCACGAGTCGATGGAGCTGAACACCGTCTGCGGGTCGAAGGCGTCCATGAAGGCGCACGGTCCGTAGTCGATCGTCTCGCCCGAGATCGTCATGTTGTCGGTGTTCATCACGCCATGGACGAAGCCGACCAGCATCCACTGCGCGACGAGGTGCGCCTGGGCGGCCACCACTGCGTCGAGCAGGGCCAGATACCGATTGTCAGCCTGTGCGGCGGCGGGGTAGTGCCGGCCGATCGCGTGGTCGGCGAGGCGGCGCAGCAGCGCGAGGTCACCGCTGGCGCCGACATATTGGAAGCTGCCGACGCGCAGATGGCTGGCGGCGACGCGGGCGAGGACGGCCCCGTCGAGCAGGGTCTCGCGTCGCACGCGGTTACCGGTGGCCACGACCGACAACGAGCGGGTGGTCGGAATGCCCAGCGCGTACATCGCCTCGCTGATGAGGTATTCGCGCAGCATCGGGCCGACGGCCGCCAGACCGTCGCCGCCGCGGGCGAACGGGGTGCGCCCCGAGCCCTTCAGATGCAGATCACGCACCCGCCCCTGGGTGTCGGTCACTTCGCCGAGCAGCAGCGCGCGGCCGTCGCCCAGGCGGGGCACCCAGCCGCCGAATTGGTGGCCGGCATAGCCCTGCGCGACCGGTTGCGCGTCGGCAGGCACCTGCGTCCCGACCAACAGACCGAGGCCGTCGGGGCTGCGCAGCCACCCAGGATCGAGCCCCAGGTCGGTGGCCAGCGATTCGTTGAGGACGAGCAGTCGCGGCGCGGGAGCGGCTTCGGCCTGCCAGTGCACGGCGAGTTCGGGCAGGTCGGCGGCGAATCGATGGCCGAGAACGACGGTCGTATCGGGCGCAATGCTCATCGTGAACCACGGTACGCACCCCCAGTCGAAGTTCGGTACCCGCGAGCGTGCGCCTGCGCCTCGCTACGGGCGGCGTGTCGCGTACCGACACGCACGCTCGCGGTCAGAAGGTCAGCCCAGCCCCGCCAGCGGCTTGAGGCGGA
Encoded here:
- a CDS encoding YifB family Mg chelatase-like AAA ATPase; translated protein: MALGRAYSVAVRGLDGEIVEIEADINAGLPGVYLVGLPDAALRESRDRVRAAITNCGNEWPNSRLTLALSPATLAKAGSLYDIAIAAAVLSASHKKPWDRLEKTVLLGELALDGRIRPVRGVLPAVLAAKRQGWPTVVVPVANLAEASLVDGIEVLGAHTLRQLHGWLKGKAALADRVDTPVPQTDPVADLADVVGQTHARFAVEVAAAGAHHLMLTGPPGVGKTMLAQRLPGLLPELTESEALEVTAIHSVVGMLSQSTPLITRPPFIAPHHSSSVAALVGGGSGMARPGAVSRAHRGVLFLDECAEIRVSVLESLRTPLEDGEIRLARRDGVACYPARFQLVMAANPCACAQTDPKDCICTSVEKRRYLGKLSGPLMDRVDLRVEMHMVRAGAFAPDAAEPTAAVRDRVATARAAAAARWRRYGFTTNAEVTGSVLRRKFRLDNTAMSPLKTALERGVLSIRGVDRSLRVAWTLADLAGRTMPSIDDVAVALSFRQGGAKP
- the dprA gene encoding DNA-processing protein DprA → MTDDARTLAWAYLSRVAEPPCDEIAALIREVGPVEASLRVAGGEVSEALRQRTAARRDIDAAQADLDLLQRRGGRLITPDDDEWPTLALAAFGGPAVREKPQGRPPMALWAIGPARLDEVAERSAAIVGTRAASGYGEHVAADLAAGLAEHEVTVVSGGAYGIDGVAHRTALAAEGQTVAVLAGGIDVLYPAGHSALLHRISNSGLLLTEYPPGVRPARHRFLTRNRLVAALGTATVVVEAGVRSGAANTAAWARALGRVVCAVPGPVTSASSIGCHVLLRSGAELVTRAEEVIELVGRAGEFADDEPRPVGPLDGLSDPEKLVYEALPARGVRSADEIAVASGLAPTAVLGPLAMLEIAGLARREDGCWRLVRSRT
- a CDS encoding siderophore-interacting protein: MAGRPLHTFQVVSTERIAPHMVRVVLGGTGFDTFTPSEFTDSYVKFAFIRDDIDVTSLPQPLTLDSFSDLPPEHQPTVRTYTVRRADPAARQITVDFVVHGEHGVAGPWAAAAQPGDTIHLMGPGGAYAPDPAADWYLFAGDEAGLPAISAALEALPPNAIGKVFVEVAGPEDEVDVAAPEGVDIYWIYRGGRADLVPEDRAGDHAPLVEAVTTAQWLPGQVQVFIHGEAQAVMHNLRPYVRKERGVDATRASISGYWRRGRTEETFRQWKKELAATETAEA
- a CDS encoding MMPL/RND family transporter, translating into MSAHVKDSRTGIPRTIRTLAVPIILVWVAFTAAVNLLVPQVEKVGMANAVSMSPQDAPAVIAAKRMGQKFGESTSDSIAMVVLVGDQPLGDSAHRYYETLVDKFNADTKHVEHVHDFWGDMITAAGVQSTDGKAAYVQLNLAGDQGSTEGNHSVDAVRTIIHDTPPPAGLHAYVTGPAPLTTDSLEASDRGMIKMTVATMIVITIMLALVYRSFSTVLLILAIVGIEMGAARGTVAVIGHLGVMDFSTFSVPLMTALAIASGTDYAIFLVGRYHEARQNGEDPESAYYSAFHGVGHVILGSGLTIAGAMLTLRLTRLSYFSSLAYPSALALIIVVAAALTVAPAILVVGSRFGLLDPKRMMKTRGWRKVGTATVRWPKPILAAATSVVLLGLLAMIGYKTSYDDRRYIPADVPANIGYTAAEKHFSTARLNPDIMTIESDHDMRTPTDMIVLDRIAKALFRIKGIAMVQSITRPLGSPIAHSSIPYQISMSSVPITQNLQFLKARVGDISTMSDDMGAMIASMTQMQALMVRFSDAMHTTVGSADGMVDSGHRSVADMNTMKTTLNEMRDNIANFDDEVRPLRNYFYWDPNCFNIPACSGVRSAFDAMDGVNTFSDNMASLQTDMTAMVDGMDKMVNGMGDIDALAPQMVQQFAPIIATATTMQNTLQTIHSSFGGLIEQMQQMTDTATAMGEAFDASKSDDYFYLPPEVFANPDFQKGLKLFLSPDGKAARLIITHDVNPASEEGISVVDDQLTAAHEAVKGTALSGADIYLTGTAATYRDVQSGAKYDTMIAAFAALTLIFIVMLIITRALVASMVIVGTVVISLGAAFGLSVFIFERIVGIQLNWIVLAFAVIILMAVGSDYNLLLVSRFKEEIGAGINTGIIRSMGSTGTVVTAAGLVFAFTMGSMISGDLLNVGQGGMTIGIGLLLDTLIVRSLMTPSIAAILGPWFWWPLRIRQRPAYSERMQIVPARQDSRQPDSGDDTEVLSPA
- a CDS encoding MmpS family transport accessory protein, whose translation is MPGLMKRFWVAAVVVVALIAAVAVVSRLRTFFDSDKPYIAASMPADAIKPINTKRVTYEIVGPADASGRVSYLDVNGKTIEAGFTQLPWSVTVSTTDPGVLANVVAQGDTDALGCRILVDDKLVAEDFAEGRDAQAFCLDKAA
- a CDS encoding tyrosine recombinase XerC, whose translation is MHDPGDYTAILDEYAEYLALERGRSEHTRRAYLADLRSLFAFVDERAPGAGLCALSLPVLRSWLAAQAGGGAARTTLARRTSAVKTFTAWATRRGLLDADPATRLQLPKARRTLPAVLRQDQALAAMAAADLGAEQGDPLALRDRLIVELLYATGIRVGELCGLDVDDVDTGRRLLRVLGKGNKQRTVPFGAPALAAVQAWLADGRPELVNADSGPALLLGPRGKRLDPRQARTVVHQTVGAVDGAPDIGPHGLRHSAATHLLEGGADLRIVQELLGHSTLATTQLYTHVTVARLRAVHDQAHPRA
- a CDS encoding protein adenylyltransferase SelO, giving the protein MSIAPDTTVVLGHRFAADLPELAVHWQAEAAPAPRLLVLNESLATDLGLDPGWLRSPDGLGLLVGTQVPADAQPVAQGYAGHQFGGWVPRLGDGRALLLGEVTDTQGRVRDLHLKGSGRTPFARGGDGLAAVGPMLREYLISEAMYALGIPTTRSLSVVATGNRVRRETLLDGAVLARVAASHLRVGSFQYVGASGDLALLRRLADHAIGRHYPAAAQADNRYLALLDAVVAAQAHLVAQWMLVGFVHGVMNTDNMTISGETIDYGPCAFMDAFDPQTVFSSIDSWGRYAYGNQPSVAVWNLARFAEALLPLIAEDQDRALTLATAAVQNFPQLYTTAWSTGMRRKLGLGDGVADAVVEQLIDDLVTLLTSERIDYTSFFCRLARGDVDAAVAQWAARWRDLDPDTEAMAKVNPVYIPRNHLVEEALTAASAGDMAPFHGLLAAISSPYDERPGFERYAEPAPEDFGRCFQTFCGT